The Deltaproteobacteria bacterium DNA window TGCTGAAGTGGCAGACCAGGAACTGGCTCAAGGGCAACAAGCGCTTTCCGGTCGTGCTGATGCTGGAGCCGCTGCATACCTGCAATCTCGCCTGCCTCGGATGCTCGCCCGAAAGGTACAATGGCGACTTGAGCGACCGGCTCTCCCTCGAAGAATGCCTGCGCGCAGTCGACGACTCGGGCGCACCGGTGGTCTCGATCTGCGGCGGCGAGCCGACCATCTACCCCGAGCTCACCGAACTCATCGCCGGCATCATCGACCGCAAGCGCCACATCTATCTCTGCACCAACGGCCTCCTCCTCGATCGTTTCTTCAAGAAGAACACGCCGCACGAACGCCTCTCCGTGAACGTGCACCTCGACGGAATGGCCCGTACCCACGACATGATCGTCGATCGCGGAGGTGTGTTCGACAAGGCGATCGAGATGCTCAAGCTCGGAAAGTCGCTCGGGTACCGGGTCTGCACCAATACGACGATCTATCGCGAAACGGCGATGCAAGAGATCGAGGAGATGCTGGAACTGCTCGACTCCATCGGCGTGGACGGCATGCTCCTCTCGCCCGGGTACCACTACGAAGTGCTTCCCGAGAAGCATTTTCTCTATCGCCACGAGGTCAACGAGAAGTTCAAACGCGTGATCGAGCTCTCCAGGCGCTACCGCCTCTACTCGACGCCGCTCTTCCTCGAGTTCGCCGCAGGGCTCCGCGACTACCCGTGCACCCCTTGGGGCAACGTCACGCGGACCCCGAAAGGATGGAAGGGCCCCTGCTACCTGATCGGCGAGAAATACTTCGAGACCTGGGACGCCTTCTGGAACGGCGTCGATTGGCCGTACTGGGAAACTCGACAGGATCATCGCTGCCGCGACTGTCTCATGCACAGCGGATTCGAGGCGTCGGTCGTCCGCAAGCTCGGCGAGAGCCGTCGCGACGTTTGGACGATGACGAAGTGGAATTTCCTCGGCTGAGACCGAAGGACACGCCTGCGACATCGGGCGTCGGATTCGTGACGCCGACCCACCTTCGAGCGCGCCGATGCCTTCACCAACCGCGCGAAAACACGACGCCAGGCAGCATCGTCGTGGCGGCATGTGGGTTGCTGTCCGCTTCAGGAGACGCGGACCATGCTCGCCACCCAGGCCCTCACCGACGCGCTCCAGGTCATCTACCGCGAAGCGCTACGCTCGCCGTGGATCTGTCTCAATGCCCTAAAGGATCCGACCTCGGCCCCGAATCGCCCGACCGCGGGTCGGGACGCCCCTCCGGTCCTGGTGCTCGGTGGATTCCTGAGCCACCCGTACTACTACGCCCCGTTCGGACGGCTCCTCGGACAACAGGGATTTCTCGTCCACTACGACGAGGTGTTCAACGCCGCACCCTTCAAACCGCACGTCAGAGCGCTCGGCGAACGGGCCGCGCGCATCGCCGAGGACGCAGGAAAGCCCATCCGCATCGTCGGCCACTCCCTCGGCGGTCTCCAGGCCATCGCGCTCCTCGTCCAGCGCCCGGACGCGATCGAGCAGGTGATCACGGTCGCGAGCCCCATCGTCGGAGGAACCCCATGGCGTCCGCTCCAGCGGCTCGCCGAGCGCGTGCTCGACGTCCACGCGAGCGAGACCGAGGTGCTGCGGGAGGACCTGGGCCCGTATGCTCGGCGTGTTACGACGATCTCCTCGCCCCAGGACCTCGTGGCGCCCCCCCCGGCATGCACCATCGACGGCGCGACGAACGTAGTCCTGAGCACCTTGCCGCGTCGGGACGAATCGCTCGCGAGCCACATCGGCGTCATCTTCATGGAGACGGTGGTCCAGATCGTCCTCGCGAGCCTGGCGCGGGCCGATGTGCAGAACCTGTCGGACGCTGCCGGGGATGCCGGCAGCCCGACGGGCGGACTCGAATAACGCCTCGTCGCCTCACGAGTTTTTCGGCACGCTCGACGCGGAACCCGTCTTGACTCCCCGGAAGCCTTTGGGAACAATCCGCGCCCGTCACGATTCCACGACCCGGCAAACCCATTCGATCGAAGCTTCGAGGAGGATTCATGCGATTCTCGTTCTGGACGAGTGTCGGCGCACTCGCGGTGCTCAGCGTGGCTTCTTGTACGCCTGGCGAGAACAAGACGGTCGCGGCTCCCAGCCCGGCGGTCGCGTCGCCTGCGCAAGCTCCGGTCGCAGCCACGGCTCCTTCGCCGCCCGAAGTCGCCGCCGAAGCCGAGGAAGGCGACGAGATCTTGATGGTGTGGGCTGAGGCCGAGCCGGACGAGGGTGCGCCCCCGCTCGAAGTGCAGTTGAAGGCGGACGTCTCGGGCGGCGTCGGCGACCGCAAGATCAAGTGGGAATTCGGCGACGGCTCGCCCGCCAGCAGCGAGATGAACCCGAAGCATCGGTACGAGAAAGCCGGGACCTTCCGGGCGTCGGTCGAAGTCTCCGACGCGAGCGGCGACTCGGATTCGGACTACGTCGATATCGAGATCGCCGCGGAGTAGGGAGTCGCCGGTCCTCAGTGCCGCGGGCGGATCACGAACGTCGTACCCTCGCGCTTGAACTGAACGCCCGTCGGCGTGATCGCCGCGACGGTGAGACCGGCCGCCACTTCACCTTCGTGCACCCGCTGCGTCGGTGCACCGTCGATACTGATAAAAGCGAAACGACGGGCAGGGTCCGACGACCACTGCAGGAAGCTGAGAGCGACCTTCGGCGCGCCCGGAGGTGACCGTCCCGTATCGAAGAGAGCCTCAGCCGGGGTTTCCGGCTCGGCCGCTGGTTCCGGTGCTTCCTCGACTTGCGGCTCCGGTGGCGCCATTACCGGCGGCAGCGCCGCGAGTTCCTGATCAGCAGGCGCCGCCTGGCGTGGGATCTCCGCGGGTGCCTGGTTCACGGCCGGGCCCGCCTCTCGAATGGCGTCACGCGCAGGCCCGAAAGGAGAGGGCTCGAGTACCGATCCTTTGTCGGCGGCCGCCAATGCCGCGGGCTGCGACGGCGGTGGTATCGGACGGGCGACCTCCGCGGGCGGAGTCGTGTCACGCGTTCTCGACGGCGGCACTCCCGTTGGCGGCTGAGCCGCGACCGGTGGCGGTGCAGGCGCAACCTCCACCTTGGGTGCTTCCGCTTTCGCAGGCTCTGCCGCGACCGGCGCGGGCGGCTCCTGCGCAGGTGGCTCGACGCGTCCGGGAGCGCGCGGCACGACGATCTCCGGGGCCGGTGGCGGCATGGGCAACGCAGCGACCTCGACTGTCGGCTCGCTCGTCACCCAACTGAGTAGCGCGCCCCCGCCGAACCCCACCACGGCACAGCCCAGGATGGCGGCGATCGGGAAGGGTCGCCGGCGGCGG harbors:
- the hpnH gene encoding adenosyl-hopene transferase HpnH, whose translation is MRFPAHITTDMLKWQTRNWLKGNKRFPVVLMLEPLHTCNLACLGCSPERYNGDLSDRLSLEECLRAVDDSGAPVVSICGGEPTIYPELTELIAGIIDRKRHIYLCTNGLLLDRFFKKNTPHERLSVNVHLDGMARTHDMIVDRGGVFDKAIEMLKLGKSLGYRVCTNTTIYRETAMQEIEEMLELLDSIGVDGMLLSPGYHYEVLPEKHFLYRHEVNEKFKRVIELSRRYRLYSTPLFLEFAAGLRDYPCTPWGNVTRTPKGWKGPCYLIGEKYFETWDAFWNGVDWPYWETRQDHRCRDCLMHSGFEASVVRKLGESRRDVWTMTKWNFLG
- a CDS encoding PKD domain-containing protein, with the translated sequence MRFSFWTSVGALAVLSVASCTPGENKTVAAPSPAVASPAQAPVAATAPSPPEVAAEAEEGDEILMVWAEAEPDEGAPPLEVQLKADVSGGVGDRKIKWEFGDGSPASSEMNPKHRYEKAGTFRASVEVSDASGDSDSDYVDIEIAAE